The Vitis riparia cultivar Riparia Gloire de Montpellier isolate 1030 chromosome 3, EGFV_Vit.rip_1.0, whole genome shotgun sequence genome segment AGACTCGATACTCTGGATGATGGAATTCTCAATTCctttatttggtatttttttatatataaaggatggatagatatattaaaaaaagtatagTGGAAAgtagtgtttgattttttttgggggcatttatattttgattaattagttaaaagagATTAAATAATCTTATATTTGTGAATCGCACCCTTCtcgtatttttatttgaagagtaattgattttatcataaatatcttaactatttcaattatttacatattattataattGAAGTAATGAATACCatcacattaattataataaatattaattaaatattatttatgacttccattaatattcattaatggaaaccattaatgttatATGAGTTTCATTAATAGGAATATTAATGAAAGCCATTTGGAAGCTTATAAAAATGCTTTCCATCCGTAATATGCATCCCATaagtaagaaagaaattttttactttctctcattctttctGTCTTTCATTATCTCAACTTTCTCAAttcttttttgtgatttttcttttacttattatatattattatcaaagtaatatataatttatctctaTTACTTTATTTGTGTTGCATTatccttgttttacaacacatatatgttttaaaaaaagagttaaagtctatttgagaactatttttttatagaatagttttttgtttttcaaaaaaaaaaaaaaaaaaaaacatagaaaacacgtttgacaattaaaaattattttatattttttgttcttaagaacagaaaatacggtttttttagagaacatcttttaattgttttatgttatttttatttgtttttttaagattattttaagaaataattatacaaatatgtagaatgattaaaaaaaaaaatgctagatctaaaaattatttttaaaatatatttaaaaataggttaaaaacattttaagttttcaaatagatttttgttttataaaattaaagtacaatttttaaaaacttttctcaaaagttatttttgataattgttttcaaaaatagttaccaaacatgttcttattttataagaaaaaatgtggtaaaaaaaatgatgaagggttagattttcaaaataggtttcaaaactaaagaaaaaaataaatttgatagtCATCCCAAATTTTGCACTGTAGATGTAAGTAGTGTGATACAACTTAGGAATTTGGGAACTCATATGGAGGACTTGGGCTTGGTCTTGGGCCTGGACTTGGGCTTAGAATTGAGACCCGATCCTGGAGCTGAGGATTTGACTCGTTTGAGAGGGAGCAATGAACAAACGAGAACGAAAGGGTTTAAGAGAGAGCGAGGTAGGGTTTTGTTGGTTTTTCTCTGAAAATGGCGTCTCTCTTGTCCATTCGACGTGCACGAACCCCACTAATCTCTTTTTTATCCAAGGTACCGTCTCCTTACTCTTCTCACTTCATCTTCACcctcaccaaaaccctaagCACCTCTGCTGTCCCAAATGACTACCAGAGACCCCAACAGCAACCACCCTCTGAGCCTAGGGATTTTCAACACCAGAGAGACCCTAACTACAACTGGAACTCACAGGCCCAGAGTCAGAGCTACCCTCAGCATATGAATTATGGGGATCAGAATCAAAGCTATCCCAATCGGGGATACCCTAATCAGGGTCAGGGTTATCCTCAACATGGGAACCCTAATCAGTGGAATCGCCAGACTCCAACGTACCCTCAACCTCAAAACCCTAGTCGCCCGAaccatcaaaatcaatattatcCGCCAACTGGAAACCCTAGTCTGGGTCAGGGCTATTCTCAGCAGAGAAGCCCTAATCAGTGGAGTCCTCAACATCAAAACCCTAGTCATTTGAACAATCAGAATCAGAATTACCCGCAACCCGGAAGCCGGAATCTTCCGAGCAATCAAAATCAGAGTTACCCACATCAGGGAAGCCCCAGCCAATGGAACAATCAGAACCCGAATCAAGCACAGATTGTGGAGAATCAAGTTTCACATGCGCCTCCTTCAGTCGCTGATTTGATGAATTTGTGTCAAGAGGGGAAGGTTAAAGAAGCTGTTGAGTTGATGGAAAAAGGGGTCCGTGCTGATGCTCAGTGTTTCTATGCACTCTTTAATTCCTGTGGGAGTCCGAAGTTGCTTGAAGAGGCTAAAAAGGTTCATGATTTCTTTTTACAATCAACTTTTAGGAGTGATCTTCAATTGAATAATAAAGTGCTCGAGATGTATGGGAACTGTGGGAGTATGACTGATGCACGTAGAGTGTTCGACCATATGGCCAATAGGGATATGGATTCTTGGCATTTGATGATATATGGGTATGCCAATAATGCTATGGGAGATGATGGGTTACAGTTATATGAACAGATGGGGAAGTTAGGGTTAGAGCCCAATGAGCAAACTTTCCTTGCTGTTTTATCCGCATGTGCCAGTGCAGAGGCCGTAGAAGAAGGATTTATACATTTTGAATCGATGAAGACTGAGTATGGAATCACTCCAACATTTGAGCATTATGTGGGGATTATAGATGTTCTTGGAAAATCGGGGCATGTCATTGAGGCTAAGGAGTTTATAGAGAAAATGCCTATGGAGCCTTCTGCAGTTGTTTGGGAGGCATTGATGAATTATGCTAAAATTCATGGAGATATCGATCTTGAAGACCATGCTGAGGAGTTAATGGTTGCTCTGGACCCATTGAAGGCTGTTGCCAATAAGACCCCGACACCACCACCCAAGAAGCGCACTGCAATCAGCATGCTTGATGGGAAAAACAGATTAAGCGAGTTTCGGAATCCAACCCTTTACAAGGATGATGAAAAGTTGAAGAGCTTGAATGGGATGAAAGAAGCAGGCTATGTGCCTGACACAAGATATGTTCTTCATGATATTGATCAGGAGGCCAAAGAGCAGGCCTTGCTTTATCACAGTGAGCGCTTGGCAATTGCATATGGTTTGATTAGTACTCCAGCAAGGACACCTCTTAGGATCATTAAGAACCTTCGTGTATGCGGTGACTGTCACAATGCAATTAAGATCATGTCCAAGATTGTTGGAAGGGAGTTGATTGTTAGGGACAATAAACGGTTTCATCATTTTAAGGATGGGAAATGCTCTTGTGGAGATTACTGGTAAAATTGTCATTGCTTCATACTTCTGTTATGACTACCAAATGACATTTTCTGTGGATCTGCAATATAGTTTGTGGAACATCAACTGCTAAGCCATGTCAAACCATCATTTACAATTGATGGGAAATGAACCACACAACTTCCACATAATGGCCTTGTTTGAACAAGATGTTCACATCAATTTCTACCATGTTCTGAAGTTGAATCAATTATTTACTTTCTGAGATGCTCGACTGTGGTTGacatttttttcctccttgtATCGTCTTTCCTAAGTTTggaaatatcttttttttttttttttaattggtcaTAATTTAGATTCTATCTAATCAACTTTCTCCAAGGGAGACAACTCTTGCTTTATTGATGTCAATAAGCTTTTAGAGATTGCATTCATTATCACATGGGCGGTGATTCTTATGAAAGTAGGTAGCCTTTATATATGCATGGAGGTTATTACCTTTTTGAAGATTCATCATTTGGTATGCAAATTCTTCTTGAATTTAGTTTTGGAATGGATTAAAGAATATAGGATGTATATTGGTCATCAACAAGGCCAATCTCCATGATTTtgtatgtaaaattttattgaatttaagttGAGAATGGATAAACTGTACTGGGTGTATGTTGGTGAAGACAAATATCCATCATTTGGTATGGAAATTCTTCTAGAATTTAGTTGTGGAATGGATAAAACAACAAAGGATGTATATTGGTCATTAACAAGGCCACTCTCCAATGATTTTGTatgtaaaattttcttgaatttaaGTTGTCTATGCTCAAGCAAGTTCTCTGCTCTAGTTATGGTATGTTAGAACCACTTTAAATAAATGCCACATCTTAAAATGAAACTATCCTAGAATAGCTCTATTTTCACTGTTGACTCAAAATGATACCATATTTATGGTGACACTGTGAGATTTTAGAAGCTGCTGGATTTCATGATACAATTAGTTAGGTTAAGATCATAAGATTGTTGGAAGAGATATGATTGTTGGGGATGATAAATAGTTTCATTAATTTGAGAATGAGAAATGCTGTTTGTTGAGATTGTTTTTAACTTCTGTTGAAGCTATTCTGaaccattgttattattaacaTGCGATGTATTAGGATTGTTTGAAACTGtacttgaaaacaattttttattgagaatttgttctaaacataagttgtttttttagaacaattttggtggtgttgaaaatattgaaaatactttGAAAACTTTTGCTACACAATACCCCTTTACAAAGACGATAAGCCAGAAAAAAACGTTTTTCATAAGTTATAGCCAAAATCTCTGCCTGATGTCTTTGCTTGAACAAGATGTCTACCTGAGTTTCTATTATGTTCTTGTTATGAAGTTCAAGTGAGTTTCTATTGTGATTCTTCACAAGTAGTGAAAGTGCATGCATGCGTAGACTTGGGCTTACAATAAATGACAGCCAGTGTCTGATTGAGATTGGGGAAGACAAAAGAACTTGTCATCTTGCTGGGAAACTGGCCAAGCTACAGAAGTTAAAAGAATGCATTCTTTTAAGAATCACGAAAAGACGAGTCTGTAACAGTGTCTTCCAAGAAAAGCATTAACAGAGATGCACGATATGCATTGCCGCCTCCCTAAGATCATGATTTATTGTAAATGACCGAGACGTCACCCCATGTTGATatatgctttttatttatttacttttctatgTAGGAGAATATATGACAGTATTTTTTACATGAGAATACCAGGGCAAAATACAAAAGGAAAAGTGTGTTTTGATGTTGAAgttagaaaaaaattggaaaatgcaaactctctaaaaataattaaaatttagtaTATTAAGTTAAAGATGATATATGTATCATTCAacctaaaattatataaaataataatattttttaatcatatcaaaatgggccatatatacaaaaaaaaattatatctagtTTGGTGTCATGTAGGAGTCATGtcagagaaatatatatatattttaaaattttagttaaaacctCACTTGACAAttgaaacttcatttttgaactaaaatctCAATTGTCAActaaaattttagttatttttttttcactttaaaatttaattaaaaactattcaaTTATagtttattattgaaattaaaaatgtatattttaataataaattatttatatttaagtttaagaatttagtattacttcaacaaatataaattgatagacaaaaaatattataaattaatattttatttattaataaattaataatattaaaattataaatttatataacatataaataagacataatttaaaatgagaaaaatatgcAATAAACATTTATATGCTGAAACCTCATTTAGCAACTGCAGCTTTAGTTCAAAATTGAAGCCTCAGTTACCAATTGAggttttcattaaaattttgataaaaaaaaatatttcaatgacATGACTCTTACATGATACTAAAGAGACTAGTTTGaacataaatttcataaagtggttacatctaatatttttttttaatgcatggCCATTTTGACCCAAGACTATTTCAAATGAGAATCTACAAACACTTTTTATTCCCAAAGTACAAACATGGCTTCTAATAATTCCACTTTATGTTGAGATGAGTTGAGAGATTCGTAGGACAAGTCCATGCCTGCCACTGGTCCGTTACCCTCTTAACTGGAGGGTTACATGGAGCGAGTCATCATGGTAGTGAATTCATCAATGTCGACCGCACCATCCCCATCAGTGTCCACTCCCCTCACCATCCTCCTGCATTCCTCCAAGCTGCACCTCTCCCCTAGCCTCCCCAACACCTCCAACAATTCCTCTGCGTTTATTTTCCCATCCCCGTTCAAATCAAATGCCCGAAACGCACTCTGTATGTCCCTTGTCTTCACTCCCCCTCCCTTCTTGTGCACTTCCTCAAACTCTTTGAAATCGATATACCCGTCTCCATCAAGATCAGCTACCTGGAATATCTTCTCCACCTCCGTTCTTACACCTTCCTTCACCAAGGCTCCCAGCACCGCCTTGTACTCCTCCTGTGATATCTTCCCGTCTTTGTTGGAGTCgaatttatcaaacactttcTTCAGCTCATCCATGTTGAGATGGAAAATCGGTGGCAAGTCCGAATTCTGTCTGTCCCTAGAAGAAAACAATCGGGATGGCTTCCGCAGGTATTTCCTTTTGGAAATATTGTACTGGAAATCAAGAAAACTAGGAGTTGACATGGTTGTGTTGCAAAGAAGCCGAAAGCCAAAAATGAGAAACAAGGATGAGATCAATCTCGCAGCAAACTTGGTCTTTAATATTAGAATGATAAGAACTGGCTGTCTTTCTGAGTTAGATCCTGTTTGCGTGGCGTAAAAGTGGGAGATATTCTGATGCCAAAGGTAATAGTATAAAGTGAAACTGGGGTCAGAAACTTATTCCTCAACAGCTTGTGGCAACCATGCAACAAAAGATTCGAAAGTGATGAGCTCAATGTGGAAAGTAAGAGGTGGGTGCAGAGGATGGAACATACAGAAAAGAATACATTCTCTCAACAAATTGCAAAATACTTCCTTGATTCTCACCTCCTCTATTCTCCTTTTGGGAGGATGCTTTCCACCATTTATAATTGAATCACAAAactttctatttattaaaattaaagccGAGGTGATCCTTGCAGTGCTCTCACTAAA includes the following:
- the LOC117911893 gene encoding pentatricopeptide repeat-containing protein At2g15690, mitochondrial, whose product is MASLLSIRRARTPLISFLSKVPSPYSSHFIFTLTKTLSTSAVPNDYQRPQQQPPSEPRDFQHQRDPNYNWNSQAQSQSYPQHMNYGDQNQSYPNRGYPNQGQGYPQHGNPNQWNRQTPTYPQPQNPSRPNHQNQYYPPTGNPSLGQGYSQQRSPNQWSPQHQNPSHLNNQNQNYPQPGSRNLPSNQNQSYPHQGSPSQWNNQNPNQAQIVENQVSHAPPSVADLMNLCQEGKVKEAVELMEKGVRADAQCFYALFNSCGSPKLLEEAKKVHDFFLQSTFRSDLQLNNKVLEMYGNCGSMTDARRVFDHMANRDMDSWHLMIYGYANNAMGDDGLQLYEQMGKLGLEPNEQTFLAVLSACASAEAVEEGFIHFESMKTEYGITPTFEHYVGIIDVLGKSGHVIEAKEFIEKMPMEPSAVVWEALMNYAKIHGDIDLEDHAEELMVALDPLKAVANKTPTPPPKKRTAISMLDGKNRLSEFRNPTLYKDDEKLKSLNGMKEAGYVPDTRYVLHDIDQEAKEQALLYHSERLAIAYGLISTPARTPLRIIKNLRVCGDCHNAIKIMSKIVGRELIVRDNKRFHHFKDGKCSCGDYW
- the LOC117910009 gene encoding calmodulin-like protein 30, with the translated sequence MSTPSFLDFQYNISKRKYLRKPSRLFSSRDRQNSDLPPIFHLNMDELKKVFDKFDSNKDGKISQEEYKAVLGALVKEGVRTEVEKIFQVADLDGDGYIDFKEFEEVHKKGGGVKTRDIQSAFRAFDLNGDGKINAEELLEVLGRLGERCSLEECRRMVRGVDTDGDGAVDIDEFTTMMTRSM